In Mycobacterium sp. ITM-2016-00317, the genomic window GATACAAGTTGCCGGGCGAGCCCAGAGCTAAAGTGATTCCACTGCACGCGAATTCGAGTCGCGGTGCAGCTTCGCGGCGTGCTGCTGCCCAGCGCGCCGACGCCGCCCGTCGACATCCGTCGCTGCTGGCCGACCCCGATACGCGTGCGTCGGCCGAACAGCTCGCCGCGGTGGTGCGCGAGATCGATCAGCACCGTGGGGCCGCCGCCGGCGGCGCGGCCCAGGACGCCGGACCGAACGAACTCGCCCAGCGCATCAGCGCGGTCGCCGACTTCCTCCGCAAACGGATGACCGGTGACTACACCGTCGACGAGTTCGGCTTCGACCCGCAGATCAACAACGCAATCTTTCTTCCTTTGCTGAGAGTGTTCTTCAACTCCTGGTTCCGGGTCGAGGTCAGCGGTGTCGAGAACCTCCCCGACACCGGCGCGGCACTCGTGGTGGCCAACCACGCGGGCGTGCTTCCGTTCGACGGCCTGATGACCCAGGTGGCGGTCCGGGACCGCCATCCCGCCCACCGCGACCTGCGGATGCTCGCGGCCGACATCGTGTTCGACATGCCCGTCATCGGCGAGGCCGCCCGCAAGGCCGGCCACACCATGGCCTGCGCGGACGACGCCCACCGGCTGCTGGCCGCGGGTGAGCTGACGGCGGTCTTCCCCGAGGGCTACAAGGGTCTCGGCAAGCACTTCAAGGACCGCTACAAGCTGCAGCGCTTCGGCCGGGGCGGTTTCGTCTCCGCCGCGCTGCGCACCAAGGCGCCGATCGTGCCGTGCTCGATCGTCGGGTCCGAGGAGATCTACCCGATGGTGGCGGACGTGAAGCTGCTGGCCCGGCTGCTGGGCCTGCCGTACTTCCCGGTCACGCCGCTGTTCCCGCTCGCCGGGCCGCTGGGCGTGGTGCCGCTGCCGTCCAAGTGGTACATCCAGTTCGGCGAGCCCATCGACACCGCCGACTACGACGAGTCCGCCGCCGAGGATCCGATGATCACCTTCGACCTCACCGACCAGGTGCGCGAGACCATTCAGCAGACCCTTTACCAGCTGCTGGCCAACCGCAGGAACACCTTCTTCGGCTGAGCGCCCCGGTCTTTACCCGGCAACGAACTTCGACAGCGCCGCCGCGTCCCGCTTCGCCGCGATCTTGGAGGTCAGCTCGTCGGCCTCGGTGTCCGATTCGGCCTCGCCCATGACGGTCACGATGCTCGTGATGACCGGCTCGCCGGCGTCGTCGGTGACCTCACCGCGGATCTCGGTCAACACCGCGCCGTGCGACTCGGTCACCGAGTCGAGGTAGGAGTCGAACCACAGTTTGTCGCCCGCCACGATCGGCCGGTGGAAGATCAGCTTCTGGTCGCGGTGCAGCACCCGCTCCATGTTGATGGGGAGGTCGAACTGGTTGAAGATCTCCTCCTGCACGCGCCGTCCCGCGACCGCCATGAAGGTCAGCGACGCGACCAGCGCGTCGTAGCCGACCTCCTTGGCCCCCGCCTCGGTGTGGTGCGCCGGGTGGTCGTCCTTGACGGCGCGGGCGAACTCGCGGATCTTCTCGCGGTCGACCTGGAAGTAGTCGGGGTACCGGTAGTGGGTTCCGATGATGTCTTCAGCGATGCTCATTGCCGGTCTTTCCGTTCTGCCGATAGCGGCGCGAGCCTATCAGCGGTTTCATGAGCGGCTCCGCCGCAGCGGTCTGACCAGCGGCTCCGCCGCAGCGGTCTGACAAGTCACTTGGCCTCGCGGCGCGACACCGCGGCCGCCAGCGCGCCGCCGATGGCGCCCAGCGCCAGCGCCGACGGCACACCGATACGGGCGGCCTTGCGCGCGGTGCGGAAGTCGCGGATCTCCCAGCCCCGTTCCCGGGCCAGGTCGCGCAGGTCGGCATCCGGGTTGATGGCCACCGGGGTGCCGACCAGCGACAGCATCGGGACGTCGTTGAAACTGTCGGAGTAGGCGGTGCACCGGCGCAGGTTCAGGCCCTCGCGGATCGCCAGCGAGCGCACGGCGTGCGCCTTGCCGGTGCCGTGCAGGATGTCCCCGACCAGCCGGCCGGTGAACACCCCGTCGACCGACTCGGCGACGGTGCCCAATGCGCCGGTCAGCCCGAGCCGCCGCGCGATGGTGTCGGCGAGCTCGTACGGCGTGGCGGTGACCAGCCACACCTGCTGTCCGGCGTCGAGGTGCATCTGGGCCAGCGCCCTGGTGCCCGGCCAAATCTTGTCGGCGATGATCTCGTCGTAGATGTCCTCGCCGAGCGCGATCAGCTCGGCCGTCGACCGGCCCTCGATGAACGCCAGCGCCTTGCGGCGGCCCTCGGCGACGTCGTCGCTGTTCTCCCGGCCGGTGAGCTGGAACTTCGCCTGAGCCAGCGCGAAGCGGGCCAGGTCCTGATAGGTGAAGTACTCGCGGGCGGCCAGGCCGCGCGCGAAATGCACCAGCGACGATCCGTGCACCAGGGTGTTGTCGACGTCGAAGAACGCGGCCGCGGTCAGATCGGGCGGGGGCGGCGGCGGGCCGGCGACGGGGTCCAGCGGCTGCGCGAGTCCCTCCGCGGCGACCTCTGCGCTGACCTCACCGGCAAGTTTCTGCGCCCGGCTGCCTGACCCGGCCTCGGATCCTCCGGTAACGGACACGGGTACCAGATTAGGTCACCAGCCCGGGA contains:
- a CDS encoding MaoC family dehydratase N-terminal domain-containing protein — its product is MSIAEDIIGTHYRYPDYFQVDREKIREFARAVKDDHPAHHTEAGAKEVGYDALVASLTFMAVAGRRVQEEIFNQFDLPINMERVLHRDQKLIFHRPIVAGDKLWFDSYLDSVTESHGAVLTEIRGEVTDDAGEPVITSIVTVMGEAESDTEADELTSKIAAKRDAAALSKFVAG
- a CDS encoding lysophospholipid acyltransferase family protein; amino-acid sequence: MPGEPRAKVIPLHANSSRGAASRRAAAQRADAARRHPSLLADPDTRASAEQLAAVVREIDQHRGAAAGGAAQDAGPNELAQRISAVADFLRKRMTGDYTVDEFGFDPQINNAIFLPLLRVFFNSWFRVEVSGVENLPDTGAALVVANHAGVLPFDGLMTQVAVRDRHPAHRDLRMLAADIVFDMPVIGEAARKAGHTMACADDAHRLLAAGELTAVFPEGYKGLGKHFKDRYKLQRFGRGGFVSAALRTKAPIVPCSIVGSEEIYPMVADVKLLARLLGLPYFPVTPLFPLAGPLGVVPLPSKWYIQFGEPIDTADYDESAAEDPMITFDLTDQVRETIQQTLYQLLANRRNTFFG
- a CDS encoding HAD-IB family hydrolase, producing MSVTGGSEAGSGSRAQKLAGEVSAEVAAEGLAQPLDPVAGPPPPPPDLTAAAFFDVDNTLVHGSSLVHFARGLAAREYFTYQDLARFALAQAKFQLTGRENSDDVAEGRRKALAFIEGRSTAELIALGEDIYDEIIADKIWPGTRALAQMHLDAGQQVWLVTATPYELADTIARRLGLTGALGTVAESVDGVFTGRLVGDILHGTGKAHAVRSLAIREGLNLRRCTAYSDSFNDVPMLSLVGTPVAINPDADLRDLARERGWEIRDFRTARKAARIGVPSALALGAIGGALAAAVSRREAK